Proteins co-encoded in one Arachis hypogaea cultivar Tifrunner chromosome 11, arahy.Tifrunner.gnm2.J5K5, whole genome shotgun sequence genomic window:
- the LOC112723052 gene encoding uncharacterized protein translates to MPRQNNVTRTRRYCLRSVGKGISKAKENASDHVLLSSDSDSHDSYESAEDEAYKPQEPDDSSDESGIGYTVPSQKKMVKKPNARKKVQAESAKEKGKAKVCVDDDGFVEDVSDEDVDIGFVGGGIKGDNHDAFDPGSESDGGNSWHSLEMKTPPNSEDELVGEESSEDVFPVFRQGARFGELHLEVGMKFNTKWEFKEAVREFTIQEGRRMRFRKNDGKRVRAVCKVKDCKWVVYASRDHEDSCWQVKTFFNDHTCPREDKNRAANRNWVAGKLVKKLRKYPNFRNCEATTYFKTKYDLSLNRNSISRALCDARNIVYGDAKEQYAMLRDYGETLLKTNPGSTVQICTKPQPSGEVIFERMYVCLSGCKSGFKAGCRPLIGLDGAFLKTVFGGQILSAVGQDANHHVYVIAWAVVEVENFENWKWFLELLHEDLGDYKTHGWNFISDMQKVLLW, encoded by the exons ATGCCCAGACAGAACAATGTAACTAGGACTAGGAGATATTGTCTAAGGTCTGTAGGGAAAGGTATTTCAAAAGCAAAGGAAAATGCTAGTGATCATGTTCTTTTATCCTCTGACTCAGACTCTCATGACAGCTACGAGAGTGCTGAGGACGAGGCCTATAAGCCACAAGAGCCGGATGATAGCTCAGATGAATCGGGCATTGGATATACTGTTCCTTCACAGAAGAAGATGGTCAAGAAACCCAATGCAAGGAAGAAGGTCCAGGCTGAGAGTGCAAAGGAAAAAGGGAAGGCCAAGGTCTGTGTTGATGATGATGGATTTGTGGAAGACGTTTCTGATGAAGATGTGGACATTGGATTTGTGGGGGGAGGTATAAAGGGGGATAACCATGATGCTTTTGATCCGGGGTCAGAATCGGATGGTGGCAATTCGTGGCACTCTTTGGAGATGAAAACACCACCTAATTCAGAGGATGAGCTGGTTggagaagaaagttcagaggatGTATTTCCGGTGTTTAGACAGGGTGCTAGGTTCGGGGAACTACATTTAGAAGTCGGGATGAAGTTCAATACTAAGTGGGAGTTCAAGGAGGCAGTGAGGGAGTTCACTATACAAGAAGGGAGACGGATGAGGTTTAGGAAGAACGATGGTAAAAGGGTGAGGGCAGTATGTAAAGTGAAGGATTGCAAGTGGGTTGTATACGCATCAAGGGACCACGAAGACAGTTGCTGGCAAGTTAAGACTTTCTTCAATGACCACACTTGTCCACGAGAGGATAAAAACAGGGCAgcaaatagaaattgggttgcagGTAAGTTGGTAAAAAAACTAAGAAAATATCCCAATTTCAGGAACTGTGAGGCTACAACATATTTCAAGACGAAATATGACTTGTCGCTCAATAGGAACTCTATATCACGGGCACTGTGTGATGCTAGAAATATAGTCTATGGGGATGCCAAGGAGCAATATGCTATGCTTAGGGACTATGGTGAAACACTATTGAAAACAAACCCAGGATCAACTGTTCAGATATGCACAAAGCCACAGCCTAGTGGTGAGGTCATATTTGAGAGGATGTATGTCTGCTTGAGTGGCTGCAAGTCAGGTTTCAAGGCTGGCTGTCGTCCGTTAATTGGACTTGATGGGGCTTTTCTAAAAACTGTTTTCGGGGGGCAAATTCTATCGGCTGTTGGACAAGATGCTAATCATCATGTCTATGTCATTGCCTGGGCAGTTGTGGAAGTGGAGAACTTTGAGAATTGGAAGTGGTTTCTAGAGTTGCTACATGAGGATCTTGGAGACTACAAGACCCATGGGTGGAACTTCATCTCTGATATGCAAAAG GTACTACTATGGTGA